Proteins from a single region of Apium graveolens cultivar Ventura chromosome 7, ASM990537v1, whole genome shotgun sequence:
- the LOC141674320 gene encoding protein EARLY RESPONSIVE TO DEHYDRATION 15-like, with protein MDDHQYLSTLDVTQVAWTLKVRAIRMWILSNGRGEAVRHNLILLDSALRQVKGFSSEWWQLMKTLTWFYNYWLSQQHENDDFFVYNEDDLEDIVDMLPNAIDLGIEKEIVNMKIQFEHFI; from the exons ATGGACGACCATCAGTATTTGTCCACTCTGGATGTTACTCAAGTAGCTTGGACATTGAAGGTTCGAGCGATAAGAATGTGGATATTAAGTAATGGCCGTGGGGAGGCAGTCAGGCACAATCTTATTCTGTTGGACT CTGCTCTTCGTCAAGTGAAGGGCTTCTCATCAGAATGGTGGCAATTGATGAAAACCTTGACATGGTTCTATAACTACTGGCTCAGCCAGCAACATGAGAACGATGATTTTTTCGTATATAATGAAGATGACTTGGAAGACATTGTCGACATGCTGCCTAATGCCATTGATCTTGGCATTGAGAAAGAAATTGTTAACATGAAAATACAGTTTGAGCACTTTATATAA